The genomic segment TGTTTAATCGGATAATTAGCGAGCTCTGTTTGTTTTAATCTCTGTACATTTATCGTGTTACAGTTTAACTTGTTCTTCTCACCAGTTTGTTTGTACGTTAGTGAGAAAGCAGCTGCTGTTTCCATACTCTGCGAGCGACGCGATAAAAACAATTGGCTTTAGCATTTAGCATcaacaacaatacactgtatatatatatatatatatatatcgttttatatatatataattttttaatgttttcttttgtttagcaaggatgcttcGAGTTGatcaaaaatgttaataaagacattcataatgtaacaaaagatttctatttcagataaatgctgttcttccgaactttctattcattaaagaaacctgaaaaaaattactccacttttttaaattatatatatatatatatatatatatatatgtgtgtgcgtgtgtgtatattatatatatgtatatattatgagCAGTAAATTATTCTGAtgtctgaagatcatgtgacactgaagaatggagtaatgatgctggaaatacagcggagcatcacagaaataaattacactttaacagatattcacacagaaaacagctgttttaaacagtaaaaatatttcataattttactgtttttgctgtactttagatcaaataaatgcaggcttgatgagcagaagagccttctataaaaacaaaaaatcgtTCTGTTCAAGAGCATTTGTCTGGTCGTGTAATTGAAATGTTATCTTGAGGTTTCTGCACACGTTACTCTCTCTGACTGAGTTTTGTGTTGTTCTGTGCAGCTCTTCAGGATGAAACCAGCTCGAGGCTCCAGAAGGGCCTCCACACGGGGTCCcagacgagacacacacacagctgatcaAGTGAGACACAACTCATTAAAAAACtcacacttattattattaacattcatcatatatctatttatttagcttGATTTCTAAGGTGTagtaagtactgagtaatattatttGCATGTACTTTCTAGGGTTTGGTTACCTGCGTGCAGTTATGCTTCATTTCTTCTTAATATATCATCAATAGCAGGAAACATGATGTATGAGTATAAACATGCTCAGTGTTTTCTTCCAGACGTCCAAACCCAGATCTGAAGCTCCGGAGCCACTGAACAAACACCGCGGTGAGTTGAGAAATGATGGGAGATGTCTGTACTTGAATGCGTTTGCAGACTCGTTGCGTAAGATGAGGTTATTCTGAAACTCATTCGTGAAGCTGCCGAGTTTCTGCTTTCTCAAAGTTTGCCAAATAAAACTATGGGCTACTGAAAAGCCTCTTGTAAATTCTGATATTATTTTCAATCGCACACTTGTTGTTTCGAACTCGTGTGACTTTCTTTCTCCGGTAAAACTAAAAAGGAAGAGcagaatgtttattttgctttttatgaTGAATAAAAAATAGTGCATTATAAACAATCCATACATGTGAAATTTAAATTGTTAGTCGCTGAATATAATTAAGAACCAAATCTAAAAGGCTTCGGgaagtttgaatatattttaaaaaaattgcaccgttcacacattaaacattttttaatttaaagtgcAAAGTCAAAACTAATGTTGGAAATATTGTTcaatctgtaaaaaataaaaaaatccagctTTATTTTCTATATGTGTTTTAATATTACTCTATTTAAATATTCTTGAATTATTGCTTATACAGGAATTAAAGTAtatgtaaaatttatatttagcCAGTTTTTTAGCTAGcttgttattatagttaactaaaactataattaGAACCATACAAAAAATTTTTTGtgacttgaaataaaattaaaatcttatttctaatattattatatatcaaactaaaactaaaatatgaaaATCAATGCAATCTATagatgaacaaaaaaaaagctgaaaatagCCAAATATATTCAGAAAAGTCTATTGTGTCTATTAAACATTTGATAGTTAATTCGAATGAAAATTAACTTTGAAGATTTGTTGTGAGTGTATGAAGGAGGTCTGAGATGATAGCATtgctgatttaattattttaaattctttatGATGTCTGAATATAATGTCTGTTGTTTTAAAGCCACAGCGATGACAGGAAAGAGTAAGAACAAGGCAAACTGGAAGCCACTGACTAAATCCACGCTGCTGGCTCTGGAGAACATGCTCGGTCTGTCCATGCTGTGAGTAAGGTGTGGTGTAATAACTACACGTGTGTGCAGATTGCTTCATCATCATCTGAGTGCTGTTTTTGCATGCTTTTGACTCAGGTCTGCACTGGCTTTGAAGagcaaagaaaaagaagaatCGCAGAAGCATCTCAACCTCCTCAAAGATCAGTAAGAGAAACATCTCCTTATGTTtgtcacacagcgtttcaggcaCCGAACTCTTTGCTTTCGTAGGTTCCTGGCCAAGTGTGCACAGCTTTCTGTTCCCCCGAGGAAACCTGGAGACATTATGCACGTGTCCCATCAGTTCAGAGCAGAGAGGAAGAAGTCCGAGCACGGCAGGAAGACGCTTGAGGCTCTAGAGGTGATGACAGGAAGTCGTAAAACATCTTGATGTACAAGATGTCTTGAATTTGGGGGACGACCAGATTTGTGACTTTATGAgatgattaaacttcaaaagaatGCGTTTTCATTAACTATGGACTATGCATTTTTAATAAgccggttgttgttgtttttagagcGATGCAGTTAATCTATATTTTGTTTATGAAAAGTGTTTTTAGACTTCTaactacagtttctgtacctgaaatctggttcattttttatttattaatgctgttgctaattgatttgttttgttACTGACTCtctacttgtctttaacactttaacatTAGACATTTATACTAGTCTAGTTGTTCCTGCTGTGATGTTTTAGTTAAAAGCAGAGGCAAAAGTTCCTCTTTTCACAGTAAATGTTGGAGAAGCTTGACTGGTTTTGGGTAACAGTTTTgtttaattgagatttatgcatcatctgaagctgaataaatcatctttccagtgatgtgtggtgtgttaggaggacaatatttgaaaatcatctgtaaagctcttagcaatgcatattactaatcaaaaatgaaccGCTCGTTAACCCTTCGTGTGTTTAGGAGAACATGAGTTTGGTTGTTGGCACGCTGGAGGAGATGGAGGTGCAGATGGATGGTTTGGAGGAGAAATGCCGGATAATGAGACGCAAACTagaagaggaagaggacaaggCACATGAGGTTCGTACTGAATGGTTTCACTTGAACAGCCAGAGACGGTTCGACCCGGTGTTTGACTGTGATCTGTTCCAGTTTCTCCAGCTGTCAGAACAGACGGTCCTGTGTCTTCCTGCTTTACCCTCTCGCCCGGCCAGCGAGCCGACTCTACAGGTACATCACTCTCTCACATCTGAAGAACTCATATTTAAGCACAAAGTCAAATTATCATGTCAGCTTTTACTTAAAGAGAACGCTTTTGTTCATAGGACTTAAGTTTGTTTGCATcataaatagttttttgtttggACAGCTAGGCAGTTTTCACATTACTGtaaacatattttctttttttttgttagtatTCGTTAGAACTCAATTTCTTCCacggaataaaataaatataaatgtgcacccttttatctcacaattctgactttttatctttcagttctgaggttttgttaactccatggaataaaaaaaatttaaaatatagttGTGACTTTTTAATTTTACAAGTGAATATCTTGGAATTTCTATTATAAACACGCAATTTTctacatttgtattttatatcttcctttttttcctcagacttgcttgtttttaaatgttgagCTGTGAGTTGTTTTTCACTGAATTGCGTTTTAACGTTTTAATTGTGATAAAAAGGTCTGTTAACTTTACTCCCGTGTTGGAAATGGGATTTTACGCCGATttaaactaaaacaacaacaaaccgtTGAACTACAGAAAAGCGAGACTAATGAAAAACATTTCTTCATCATCACAGCTTTGTTGAGTTTGGGTGAAATGGGGCGTATTTTGTTAACATTTCTCCCGAATAAGATAACCTTTGAGTTGTTTTGTTCATTTGGTTTCGATCTGAGTAATATCAAGCTTGATTTTATCGCTTTGGTGTTCACTTTTGGTTTTTTACTATGACCACAAGTACTGTTTTGAATGATAGTGTCTCTGTTAATCAATAAAATAGTACTGACAAGTCAGCCTTAATGGTTACTAAAGGTTAAATCCGTTTAACTTCATTCACGCGACGACAGCTTACagtttattttgcatttgttgCTTCAGAATCTGCATCATTTGTTTGATAATCGAATGCAGATCTTATCTGAACATTTAGAAATGATGTGCTGTATAAATACAGCATGTGTTTAACTGGCTtattggcacagtggttaaccagaaaaaataaaatggcactTCATGCCCAAAAGGTTGCAGACTTCTGCTATAGTGTGTAAAGAACTAAAGAGACATGTTGAGAAACCTGCCTTCACCTTATGAGGAACAAAAACAGAGTTATACAGACACAGAGTTGATGCAATGCTTTCAGGAAAAGTGGTTTCAACACTGAACAAGGTACTTTTTGGATAGTTGTGCAAGTGATTCACAATATGCTTTCGTTAATTGCAACAAATGTGTGACTGGGATCCAAAAATGAATGGTTATTTTTAGGCGTAATTGCATCTTAAATCAGGTCATTTGGTTTTGAAGCGTTTGCTGAATTACCAGGGTTTCCACAGGTCTTACTTTTCCAACTAATTAGGGCCTTAAAAGGTTTTAAATCATAGCAGGAAGTCTTAAATTCATTAAAGGCAATTAATGTATGCATTCACAGAATGCATATCTTCATGCATTACATGCATTTTGTCTTGCTTTTCAATatgaaatatctaaacatccttaaatgtCAATATGCAGTTACTTAAATTGCAGAATTAAGATTAGATTAATCTTGAGAGGTGATTTATTCAGCAGGAATGCATAAAAATGACTGGCTTTGTGCTCCAgggttacatttaaaatacaaaaaatatatataataaaaaataaaaaaactgaaatactgataaataacatcactttttttttttttacagtgtgcatcAAAATGATTTCCATATTCTAGTATTTGAGAAGCTGTTAAACAAACTAAAAAGTAACAGAGGTCTATTGAAAGTTGTATTGAAAGTGTTGTGAACTCATGAGACTGATGCATTGCTCTCCTTTCAATCTTTTCATAAAAACTCCTTCATAAGACCTTCATAAACCATGATTTACTGATCCATGTGTTTGGTCCTCCAGGAGCACCTCATGAAGACGGTCCCTGATCCTCCGGCGGTGGTCCGAGCGCTTCGCACGGCTCCGGTCCTCGGCGATGTGAGGGTCTTTCTGGAGCTCGCACATAAACAGGTGGATTCAGTGCAAGCGCATCGGAGAGACACAGCCCTGGACTGACCCTCTCAGACAGAGAAACTAAAGTTTACACACAGACGACGGATGATAAACAAAGCAACTGCTTGTTTATTTGAAAACGACAAGTGTGCATTGAGAACTAGACACAGAAATAACATTCTTTTCATGCATTAATGCTGGAATATCAAGCTTGGGATTCTGATTTCGCTGCTGTCTGGTAAATCGATCAACAACTTCTAAATCTTAATCTTATGTTTGGGTTGATGTCTGTagttttgttttaaatgctttGCTACTACTCAAGCTGAAAGCTTTCTATGTGGGCACATCTCTAATTGTGTAATAGTAGATATGACCAGTCTTTAGTCACAGGAAGGAAAGCATTTCATCGGCTCTTAAGTTCCTAATATGCAAGTGCCACAATGCAACGCAATTAAATCCAAGATTAAAACAATCAATCAAAGCTTTCTGTATATACgtctttctcagaaaaaaaaagtacaaaggtTGTCACTGGGGGAGCCGTAACTTAGTAGCTGCAATGTATAAAGTGTGATCTAACGACGCGTTCACACTTGTAAAAACAACCCACCAAAGATGACAAGTGTGAACATGCAAAAGGTACAAAGGTTGCGCCactgtgacagcttttgtacctttttgtcCTGAGCGTGTAAGACAGATTTCTACTGCAATATGTAAGAGAACATGACCAGCCTTTGGTCACAGGAAGGAAAGCCTTGCATTTGCTGTAAAGTTCCTTAAATGCAATGCACCACAATTAAatccaagattaaaaaaaatggatcTCTTGAAGTGCTGTACGTGTTTTCTGCTCGCAGTCAGTGTTCATCAACTGCATCAAACTAAACCTCAGAGTCCCTCCTTCGTAACGACTTTTTCCGCAAAGACTCCTCGTTGAAGACGTGCTCGAGCGTGGAGACCAGCGATGCGCGAACCGTGCGGCCGAGACCGCGAGCCGCGAACACGTACAAGACGGGGTTGAGCGCGCTTTTTATGTAAACCAGAAACAGCGCCACGTACGCCGCTCCGATCGTTCCTTCTTTGAACTTCTTCCAGTCGGGCCGATCGTGAGAAAGGGCTCTCAGAAAGCGGCAGATGAAGTACGGCACCCAGCAGGTGAGGAAGAGGAGCATTGTGAGGAAGAGTATGCGATAGAGACGTGTGAGTCGGTGGCTTGTGTAGCCCGGCCCGGATGACGAGGTTGGGGAAGTCATCGTGCTCTCAGCTTGCTTTGCGCAGAATATAACAGCGATATTACACGACAAGAAGATCACCAAAGGTAGCAAGAATCCTGCGACGGTCTCCAACACATTCAAGGCTTGTCCTATTCCCAAATCGCTTTCAAAGCAAGCCTCACGGTTTTCCCAGAGAATAATTGTGGCTGTTTTGATGTAGGGAGCGGCGAAAACCGCTGCTATCACCCATATTGCGGCGCAAACCAGTGGCACGACCCAACGAGGGCGTCTCCATCGAGCCCAGACGGGTCTGAGCAGACACAAGCAGCGCTCCACCGCGACGGCGCACAGCAAGAACGCGCTCGCGTACAATCCCAGGCATCGCAAATAAATCACCAGCTTACACACAGACTCCCCCAGTGTCCAAGTGAAGTTGTTGGCTAAGTAGGGAAACATCAGCGGCGTCCGTAAAAGCAGCACCAGATCCGCCAGCGCCAGGTTCACCACGTAGATGCGGAAGCTGTCTGCGCTCTGTGCTTCGCCCGTCACACATCGGTTGCGACACCAGACTCGAAGCCCTAGGGCCCAGACCACCAGAGCGTTCATAGAGACGCCCACGATAAAGATGATCACGGTCAGCGCCATCTGCAGCACGCGCATGCCCTCGCCGGGGAACACGGTGGAGTTGGTGGAGTTGGAGGGGTTCGGGGTAGACATCGGTTCTCTGCGGAAAAACGGGAGAAAATACACATCAGGGTTCATTTAGACAGCAAGattaagtttaagttttagtcTTAAGCCCTGTTTGAATGGAATAGCTGtgtataattataacaataacagCCTCGGGTCTTTTTGGGGTATGATGCAACAAGCTTTGCACATCTGCATTTGAGGAGAAGCTTGAGTTTGGAGACTTTGCCATCAAGCCCAGATCGGTGGAGTGTCGCAGTGATATTTGTCCTTCTCTAAGTTTCTCCTGGAGCTCAACCAGAGAGACCGTCAGTGTCCCGATCACCTCTTTAACCGAGACCCTTCTCCTCCGATTGCTCCGGAAGAGTCCTGTGTTTCAAACTTCATGcattaaggattatggaggccaaaGTCTCCTGTGAAGCTTCAACACAGCAGAATTCTTGTGAAGTTTTCCCCAGATCTGTCTCGACACAATCCTCTCTCAGCTCTGCATGCCATTCCTTTGACCTCACGGCTTAGTTCTTGCTCTGACTTCCATTTCAGttgttaaatattatatagacacgtgtgtgtgtgtgtgtgcctttccaaatcatgtCCAATCGATATGCCACATGTTAACTCCAGTCGGAGCATAGACATCTTTTAATCAGATTCTGATTCTGTGTCAAAGCAAATGGCATGAAGACTTTTTTTTAGTGCTTCcctttttaataaatttgcaacGTTGTTataccacattttaaaaaaacatacaatattaGCTCAAGTATGCACAGAATCAACTTTGTGCGCGATCGTGTCAAGGTTCAGacaaatatacaggtgcatcttgaAAAGCACATGTTTTGGAAAGTGACATGTATTAATCTGTTTATATGTCGATTTGGACATGCAATATAGACAAAACTCCTTTGACACATGTCTTTATCtcaaaattaaagaaaacaacaagaACATGGTCCTCTTTTCAATTAAACATCAATGGGTATATAAAATGCATTCTTGCATACAACATCATCCTTCATTCTTTTAATCagagatatttatttatatgaattaaatTGAGAATTAATCCTTATTAGGGCTACTAAAGTGATTCAGTCAAGTGATTTTCACTTTGTTTGTTGATTCATTAACAATAAGGACACAGACAACGGTAACTAAATTCAGCTGCTGCCCCTTTAAGACTAATGTTTTTTACTCCGTGAAATTACCGCTGGTTCACGTATGCTCGTAAATACACGGTGCATGTTCATGGAAAGCATTTCGTTATGCTTGAGAAACATCTGTATGTTGTCTGGCCGTAAAACGAAGGAAGTTGGGCGCAGTTTCCTCTTTTCAGAAGCATTATGAAATGCTTTGTTTTCAATGAAATCAAGTATGGCATTGTCACAATACGTTCTGCATTATTTAAAGTAGGTACTATATGAATAAAAACAGACTTGAGGTAACCAGATGTTATAAAGGACATGCTCGCAACTCATCTCAACAAGACTTTgcattaaacatgttttattgGACTGCAAGTAGGcaacatttttattcaataaacCTCCTAAGGTTTTACCAGAAAGGTTTTAGAATtgtcatatttaatataaaacatattatttagacctcagtttttttttttttttttttttgtcactttagGGTCCACAAGGGAGCACAAACATTGTGTGGCTGCATCTTAAATGTTAatcttaaagagacagtacacCTAAAAATGAACGTTCTGTCTCTTATaccgttccaaatctgtatgagtttttttattttgtttcctcaacacaaacgaatatattttaaaacatgtaacCATCAGTTGTTGGTCCCTTGTCCCATTTTGGTCAAAATAATTTGGTTTGGAACGAactttcaattttgggtgaactgtccctttaaggactAAACTTGGCTTTagtttgaccaactagcagtCAACCGAGGGTTAATCAGCCGGTCTTTTCAGTTTCACATTAGACCAGACTACATTATGTAAGCGACTTATAAAAGTCATGACCAGCCTTAAAGAAAAACGTGtaagactagtctaagcagtTCGGTGCAACCGCCCACAGATTAAAATggtttagaaatgtaaaaataacaaacatttgaATGAGCACAATCAATCATCAAAAGTATTCAAACCTCTAAACACaaaaaagatatttggaagaattttAGTAAGCAAGCAGTTGCATGtagttacataattttttttgggggggggggggggggtacaatggaagtcaatgcaTGCACTAGtgaaaaaatactaaaatgtatttgaaatccAAAAGTATACTATTTACATATTATGTGACTATTAAAAATAACCcgcagttgtattttattttcaatgcttgGTGTTAATAAATTGGAAAAACGCATTTGTACTTAAtgcaaattttttaattaaaagtttgATTGCGCTTTAAgtattgtgcatttattttgcatataCAACTTGGTTCATTTTTTGAgatggactgtccctttaaatgttaaAGTTGCATGAGTGAGCTCCAAAGCATGAATGATTCTGCCAATCACCAGAGAATGACCAGATGCACAAATTGACCAGAACTCAGACTCGTATCTAGAGGCATATCATATCTTTGACACAGTATACCTCATCAGTGCTTTATCAGTGAGTGAACAGATACAAGAGACGTGATGCTGTGCATGTTCCAAGGAAAAGAGAGTCTTTATCCCCTGAAGGTGTAGCACCCACAGACATCCTCCCGTTCACAACCTGTTTCCACACATCCATAATGCATTCCTGGGATGGCAACACACCTACAGCGCTGCTCATCTAGAACATGTTTGCGTTTAACTACCACCAGTGCATTTCAACTCACTTAAACTCTCTTGTGCTATTTATTTAGAGTCTAGCAGATTAGGTACAGGTGAGTTTATGAGTGTGTCTTACCTTCTGACGAGGCTCTGGTCGACTTGCATGCATTGACTCGGAGA from the Carassius carassius chromosome 7, fCarCar2.1, whole genome shotgun sequence genome contains:
- the LOC132142966 gene encoding C5a anaphylatoxin chemotactic receptor 1-like, whose amino-acid sequence is MNPDVYFLPFFRREPMSTPNPSNSTNSTVFPGEGMRVLQMALTVIIFIVGVSMNALVVWALGLRVWCRNRCVTGEAQSADSFRIYVVNLALADLVLLLRTPLMFPYLANNFTWTLGESVCKLVIYLRCLGLYASAFLLCAVAVERCLCLLRPVWARWRRPRWVVPLVCAAIWVIAAVFAAPYIKTATIILWENREACFESDLGIGQALNVLETVAGFLLPLVIFLSCNIAVIFCAKQAESTMTSPTSSSGPGYTSHRLTRLYRILFLTMLLFLTCWVPYFICRFLRALSHDRPDWKKFKEGTIGAAYVALFLVYIKSALNPVLYVFAARGLGRTVRASLVSTLEHVFNEESLRKKSLRRRDSEV
- the cenpq gene encoding centromere protein Q — translated: MSEFHQVKPEESALRACALQLAHFEPCGGNLLFRMKPARGSRRASTRGPRRDTHTADQTSKPRSEAPEPLNKHRATAMTGKSKNKANWKPLTKSTLLALENMLGLSMLSALALKSKEKEESQKHLNLLKDQFLAKCAQLSVPPRKPGDIMHVSHQFRAERKKSEHGRKTLEALEENMSLVVGTLEEMEVQMDGLEEKCRIMRRKLEEEEDKAHEFLQLSEQTVLCLPALPSRPASEPTLQEHLMKTVPDPPAVVRALRTAPVLGDVRVFLELAHKQVDSVQAHRRDTALD